Below is a window of Oreochromis aureus strain Israel breed Guangdong linkage group 4, ZZ_aureus, whole genome shotgun sequence DNA.
CGTAGGTGGCGGGGAAACGAGGGCAAAGCGAGAAGCGAAAAGTtcatttgatcatttttaatttgtggTAGGCTGCTTGAGTGGCTTAAAAAGGTCGCAAAGAGAAAACCTATCGAAGTTTTACGGTCTTTTTACAACTCTTTAAAATCGAAGACTTTTATTGTGTAAGGATGCTGTTCCGTTAACTCCATGCCGTACTTTTCAGTAACTTCTCCGTAACAGTGTTTCCACTAGGGCATCTTTTGCCAGTCTGTCTGTCAGTCAGTGTCAGCTTAGAAGGTTTGTACTGCACCTGGCTTAATGTTAATAATTCACCATGGCTGTTCCTCCTGCAGGAATAAAATGTCGCTCTCATCTATCCTTTCTGCTGATGCCATCGACAGTGCTATCAAGGACTGCCAAGGTATCGTTTTCCACCAATATGTTTACAGTATGGAGATTTTCTCCCCCtgatatatttacatttaaaagcccacacacataaaaacataaacagaatacaatgacacacatatatatttatatgtgcaAGTAACTATGTGTAAAGTCCATAAATGGAAGACATAAAAAGTCTTGACATAAATGCACAGaaaatatctaaaatataaaagttaAAGATCACAGTAACTGGCCTCCCAgcttgcaaaaaataaaataaagatacaACATTTGAAACTGTGATTTTCCTCATGATGTGTACCCTGAATAAGCAGATTACGTGTTTTATATCATACTTAATAATACCTTGTTGGTTGTATGTTATCATGTGTCTGTAATTTAAAGTCACACAAATAGTCTGAGGCTTTGCAGGTATTATAACAACTTTGCTTTAATACCAGTTTATTGAAAAATACCAGACATTACTCATTCATATATTGGTATTTACATGTTTAAGTCAGTTTAATGAATGGATGGCAGACTTTGTCCACCAAACTCACTGTGATTTATTTCTCCAGCTCCAGACTCCTTCTGTGCTAAGAAGTTTTTCCAGATGTGTGGCCTCACCAAGAAGAGCCCTCAGGAAATAAAGAAAGTTTTTGGGATCCTGGACAACGATGCCAGTGGCTTTATTGAGGAAGAAGAGCTCAAGTGAGTGAGAAGAGAGTTCAGCAACTTCCCCCCCCTTTAGTGCACACAGGATTTAACAGAAGAAGCAGTTCAACTGTCTTCCTCGAAGCAAAATCAAATTCATGTGCATTTATCGTTTTAGAGACATGAGAGATTTAGAGAAGAGGATGCGCCGCAGCATTAATCTATCAAACTTTGGAAGGCTGACATGAAAGCTGCAAGAGCAATTTATAATATTCTGGAAAATATATTCAAGTTGAACAATGCAGCACTACAGTCACACATTTTTACCAACCCTCAGTAAAAGACAGATGCAAAAAGCAAACCTAAAGCACAACGAGACAATGTTAATATAAGGTACGTCTTAAAGTGtgggtgctgtggctgcaggatACCACACAGTGCAGCATCCAAGGCTGACGACTGAAGCCAGTGTGATAGGCCTACGTTTGCATTAAAACTAGCAACATTTTCACTTACTTTGCCTTTTATCCATTTGTCATTGAGGAGTGACTCTACCTTTGGATTGTGTTTGTCCCTGTTTGTGCCTACCAGGTTTTTCCTCCAGAGGTTTTGTCCCGGGGCTCGTGTTCTGACAGATAAGGAGACCAAGGCCTTCCTGAGTGCTGCTGATGATGATAGCGACGGAATGATTGGAGCAGATGGTGAGGCAATTCATACCTATTTGACATATAATTCCTGAATTTGCATGCTTGCACACAGTTTTTCAAGAACATTTGTGATTTTAGGTTTATAACTGGCTATACATTTGAGTCAGTTGCAAGCTGTTAACTTTGATATTACATCTATGCCATCAAACTGTTTCTCTCTTCTGGTATAAGATCACAATAGTCGCtgcaaggaaaatgaacatattttaGTTACACTGAGATACATCTTACTGATCCATGTTTTTCCTCAACAGAGTTCCAAGCCATGGTCTTGTCCTAAACAGCTGGATTCCATCACTCCATCTAGATTTCCCCCCCCTGCCACCCTTATCCATCTGCTTCAGGGGCTTTTACTGTAGTCAACTTTTTTCCCGCTAGTTAGATGAAACCTGAATGGTCCAAAGACATCTATGttcttctcttatttttaaATAGCTTTCTTCTAGATAGAGTCTAAAGCTGTATTGTtcaaataaatgtgcaaattaACAAAttacagagaaaaataaaagaataaatccAGGTCATGCAtttcttttcattatttataAACAAGTGCAGATCTCGGTGTGTTTCAGTATGTCCTCTGCTTTGGGATGTCACAGTGCAGGTTTGCAAGAACAGTACCTCCAAAATATTGCATAAGCAGTTCAAGCACTGAAATATTTTACATGCATAAGAAGAGCTCTAATTAACTCATATACACATACCTGTATGGACacaacacacataaacaccCACTTACACTATTTCATTTACAGTTTGGAGGTGCCCTTTAAATCTTTACTTACCCTGATCACAGCAGTAAATGAGACAGACAGTCTCAGTGTCAGGTATATGAGAACTGAcacaaacactgtatgtacagtacCACcgtagttgtgtgtgtgtgtgtgtgtgtgtgtgtgtgtgtgtgtgtgtgtgtgtgtgtgtgtgtgtgtgtgtgtgtgtgtgtgtgtgtgagagagagagagagagttttagaACCATAGAGCTAACACAGGGAGAAACCAGAAGAGGTGTCCTTGATGACCACCTGAGTGTCACCGTGGTTGGATTGGGTGACACCTGACCTCAGCTTTGCAAATAAACCCAGCTGCACCTTGGTGCTGCTCAGGCTAGGCAAACAAAACACTGCACTTGCTGCACATAATATGCGATACATCAGCTAAAATCAAGAGATTAGACACAGATAGCAAGCAAACAACCAGTTTTAAATAAGCACAGAAATTTGCTAAACAAATTCATTGGTGCACGTTCATTTGAAGCCAATGGGTAATGAGAATAGTCACTTTAGATGTGGGACAACCTGCCAAGCTCTCAGACAGAACTCTGGCCACCTTACAAGCACCATCACAACCCCTACACCCTGAAGACTTTAAATAGCACACTGATTTTTCATTCTCTGCACTTACAGGATTTGGGGGATTAAAACTAACAGCCACCTCACTATTCTCCGGCCCACTAGCGGCGCCAAAATACAGAgtagcaatttttttttcagggcTTCCGCATTAGTATCATTTTAATTATGTGTATATTACAGGGGGAACCTATTATTACAGCAGACACCTGCCACTCCGAACCACAGTATGGGGCCTACTCTGGCATTAGCTTGATGTCACAGTCACAAATGTAGTCATGCAGTCACACATTTAGATGCTTGATTCACAGGTTTTGTTGCAACAAAAGCTTTTTATTCCTTCTTTCTCTACTGGACTCATACAGACCTGTTCTTCTAAAGTCAGGGACACTTACAGTTTAATAGGAATAAACACAGTATCAGAATAAACCAAGCCCTCAAGGCCATGCAATTTAAAACTACACTTGCAAGACCAATCAGTACAGAgcttggaagaaaaaaacataacgAGATAAACAAAATAGTTAAGTCCAGAATTAAATGTGTTAATCTGCAGTACTTTTTGGCATATGTGTAGTACAAAAAGGTAAAAGTGtgctaaaaggaaacatttgAAGGTTAGATTGATACACATGAAGGAAATAAGAAATCAACCACtgcattcaattcagttttattcagctTTTTTTGTATACTGTCAACTCACAACGTAGCCTCATGAAT
It encodes the following:
- the pvalb8 gene encoding parvalbumin 8, yielding MSLSSILSADAIDSAIKDCQAPDSFCAKKFFQMCGLTKKSPQEIKKVFGILDNDASGFIEEEELKFFLQRFCPGARVLTDKETKAFLSAADDDSDGMIGADEFQAMVLS